The following are encoded together in the Gammaproteobacteria bacterium genome:
- a CDS encoding cupin domain-containing protein: MSGAPFRRIVTGHDDRGRSVIIEDGPPPRTARIGGELGPLFYEVWNTRETPARIDRAGGEPHEDGITLAPPKSGTRIRVLDIPPEDPRFSAITPEQARAHFAEVGAADAASHTGSGSRHPFMHRTETIDYGIVLEGEITLILDESETVVRAGDIVIQRGTNHGWANRSGKPCRIAFILIDGRFDEELA, encoded by the coding sequence ATGAGCGGAGCACCCTTTCGCCGTATCGTCACGGGGCACGATGACCGCGGACGCTCGGTGATCATCGAGGACGGGCCGCCGCCCCGTACGGCGCGTATCGGCGGCGAGCTCGGGCCTCTGTTCTACGAGGTCTGGAACACGCGCGAAACGCCGGCGCGTATCGACCGTGCGGGCGGCGAGCCGCACGAGGACGGCATCACGCTCGCGCCGCCAAAGAGCGGCACCCGCATTCGGGTGCTCGACATCCCCCCGGAGGATCCGCGCTTCAGCGCAATCACGCCGGAGCAGGCGCGGGCGCACTTCGCGGAAGTCGGTGCGGCCGATGCGGCCTCACACACCGGAAGCGGGTCCCGGCACCCGTTCATGCATCGCACCGAGACGATCGACTACGGCATCGTGCTCGAAGGGGAAATCACGCTGATTCTGGACGAGAGCGAGACCGTCGTCCGTGCCGGCGACATCGTGATCCAACGCGGCACGAACCACGGCTGGGCGAACCGGTCCGGCAAGCCGTGCCGCATCGCGTTCATTCTGATCGACGGCCGATTCGACGAGGAGCTCGCATGA
- the msrB gene encoding peptide-methionine (R)-S-oxide reductase MsrB, whose product MKYEKSQEAIDRLTAEQRRVTQEAGTERPFTGEYNDHKEPGIYVDVVSGEPLFASSDKFESGCGWPSFTKPIVPANIKESRDTSHGMIRTEVRSTHGDSHLGHVFADGPADRGGLRYCINSASLRFIHRDDMESEGYGEYLDQVEERPPASPATGAEE is encoded by the coding sequence ATGAAGTACGAAAAGTCGCAAGAGGCGATCGATCGACTGACGGCGGAGCAGCGTCGTGTCACTCAGGAGGCGGGCACCGAGCGCCCGTTCACCGGGGAATACAACGATCACAAGGAGCCTGGCATCTACGTGGACGTCGTCTCGGGCGAGCCTCTCTTCGCGTCGTCCGATAAGTTCGAGTCGGGCTGCGGGTGGCCGAGTTTCACCAAGCCCATCGTTCCCGCAAACATCAAGGAGTCGCGGGACACCTCGCATGGAATGATCAGAACCGAGGTTAGATCAACCCATGGTGACAGCCACCTCGGCCATGTCTTCGCGGACGGCCCGGCTGATCGCGGGGGGCTGCGCTACTGCATCAATTCCGCGTCGCTGCGGTTCATCCATCGCGACGACATGGAGAGCGAGGGCTACGGCGAATATCTCGATCAGGTCGAGGAGCGTCCTCCGGCGAGTCCAGCCACCGGCGCCGAGGAGTAA
- a CDS encoding prolyl oligopeptidase family serine peptidase: MALFQYFPNNYVWNLSVNMALASGGQIGEIEDMCRPLLEAAARGEDAGTGEFLAQWVAVADNLVGLAAEDEAKGRLLSAAAKLQRAALYYLVAERMQGHGHPGREPTYAKAQRAFRHAIEIGRENAERIEIPYAGTVMPALLTRAEGREGRAPCVLYVNGLDSCKELLYWSSLPHALARRGVATLSVDQPGTGESLRLHGLHATHESERWASVCYEWLAARDDIDAARIGIVGISLGGYFAPRAMAFEPRFASGAAWGANHDWAEVQRKRLQREGEHPVPHYWNHVMWVFGASDIDDFLAKSAGVHLDGILERIKVPFLVVHGERDRQIPLDYARRTYAELVNSSRRELKILTAREGGVEHVGADNMTFARDYIADWFAETLGGSVGGYPGAHGQ, from the coding sequence ATGGCGCTCTTTCAGTACTTCCCGAACAACTACGTCTGGAATCTCTCGGTCAACATGGCGCTCGCGAGCGGCGGGCAGATCGGCGAGATCGAGGACATGTGCCGGCCGTTGCTCGAAGCCGCGGCGCGCGGGGAGGATGCCGGCACGGGGGAGTTCCTCGCGCAGTGGGTCGCCGTCGCCGACAACCTCGTCGGGCTCGCGGCGGAGGACGAAGCGAAAGGGAGGCTCCTTTCGGCGGCGGCGAAGCTGCAGCGCGCGGCACTCTACTATCTCGTTGCGGAGCGGATGCAGGGTCATGGGCATCCGGGCCGCGAGCCGACGTACGCGAAAGCGCAGCGCGCGTTCCGCCATGCGATCGAGATCGGCCGCGAGAACGCCGAGCGGATCGAGATTCCGTATGCCGGCACCGTCATGCCGGCCTTGCTCACCCGCGCCGAAGGCCGCGAAGGCCGAGCGCCATGCGTGCTCTACGTCAACGGCCTCGACAGCTGCAAGGAGCTGCTCTACTGGTCCTCGCTGCCGCACGCGCTCGCGCGCCGCGGCGTTGCAACGCTGTCGGTCGACCAGCCGGGGACCGGGGAATCGCTGCGGCTACATGGCTTGCACGCCACGCACGAGAGCGAGCGCTGGGCGAGCGTGTGCTACGAATGGCTCGCGGCGCGCGACGACATCGACGCCGCGCGCATCGGCATCGTCGGCATCTCGCTCGGGGGCTACTTCGCGCCGCGTGCGATGGCGTTCGAGCCGCGCTTCGCTAGCGGCGCGGCGTGGGGCGCGAACCACGATTGGGCCGAGGTGCAGCGCAAGCGCCTGCAGCGCGAAGGCGAGCATCCCGTGCCGCACTACTGGAACCACGTGATGTGGGTGTTCGGCGCGAGCGACATCGACGACTTTCTCGCGAAATCGGCGGGCGTGCATCTCGACGGGATCCTCGAACGAATCAAGGTGCCGTTCCTCGTCGTGCACGGCGAGCGCGATCGGCAAATTCCGCTCGACTACGCGCGCCGCACGTACGCGGAGCTCGTGAACAGCTCGCGCCGCGAGCTCAAGATTCTCACCGCGCGCGAAGGCGGCGTCGAGCACGTCGGCGCCGACAACATGACCTTCGCGCGCGACTACATCGCCGACTGGTTCGCCGAGACGCTCGGCGGTTCTGTCGGAGGCTATCCGGGAGCGCACGGACAATGA
- a CDS encoding NADP-dependent oxidoreductase translates to LSVGQRVFGLTDWHRDGTLAEYVAVEARNLAPFPGDVDFTVGASLPISGLTAWQGLFQHGRLQVGQSVLAHGAAGAVGSMVTQLARELGAYVIGTGRTADRQTALDFGASEFVDLDNEALEDVGEVDLVFDVIGGDIGKRSAQMIRAGGTLVTIVGPPEARPADGLAVDFVVESDRAQLSEIVQRVRDERLRTNIGTVSALDEAVAAFNSTERRLGKTIIRVRP, encoded by the coding sequence CTGTCGGTGGGGCAGCGGGTGTTCGGTCTCACCGACTGGCATCGCGACGGCACCCTCGCAGAGTATGTGGCCGTCGAGGCACGCAACCTCGCGCCGTTCCCAGGCGACGTCGACTTCACGGTAGGGGCGAGCCTCCCGATCTCGGGCCTCACTGCGTGGCAGGGACTGTTCCAGCACGGCCGCCTTCAGGTGGGGCAGAGCGTCCTCGCGCACGGCGCGGCCGGCGCAGTCGGGTCGATGGTGACGCAACTCGCACGTGAGCTCGGCGCGTACGTCATCGGCACCGGACGCACCGCCGACCGCCAGACGGCCCTCGACTTCGGCGCGAGCGAGTTCGTCGACCTCGACAACGAAGCTTTGGAAGACGTCGGTGAAGTCGATCTCGTGTTCGACGTTATCGGCGGCGACATCGGGAAGCGGTCCGCCCAAATGATTCGCGCCGGAGGAACACTCGTGACCATCGTCGGCCCGCCCGAGGCGCGGCCCGCCGACGGTCTGGCGGTCGACTTCGTCGTCGAGTCCGATCGTGCCCAACTGAGTGAGATCGTCCAGCGGGTGCGGGACGAACGACTGCGGACGAATATCGGCACGGTCTCGGCCCTGGACGAAGCCGTCGCCGCCTTCAACTCGACCGAGCGACGCCTGGGGAAGACGATCATTCGCGTTCGTCCGTGA
- a CDS encoding aldolase/citrate lyase family protein, which translates to MRTNRSARSRLFEALTVMGAVTFSTAVPAQEYFNTVKAKLEAGGQVVGGTVTSPDVNVYCAMANAGFDFLWIEMQHSPLTYSEVATMIRACPGPAIPFIRVPDATEGDIQKAVDIGALGVIVPMVDTIEKVENAITFAMYPPLGRRSQGGGQYGTLWGRGYRQQANDNIMIVAMIENPKGVEIVDEIAALEHVDVVFAASSDLSSFTGLRQGDPDYEALVTRIKDATLAAGKYLAGPLAWKDTRDGYTFFQGPPETALIRAGARQALGGAPAPSLPRGVAPIEGAEEPAR; encoded by the coding sequence ATGAGAACGAACAGGTCCGCTCGATCGAGGTTGTTCGAAGCTCTCACGGTGATGGGCGCGGTGACTTTCTCGACAGCCGTCCCGGCGCAGGAGTACTTCAACACGGTAAAGGCGAAGCTCGAGGCCGGAGGTCAGGTGGTCGGAGGAACCGTCACCTCGCCCGACGTGAACGTTTATTGTGCGATGGCGAACGCCGGCTTCGACTTCCTCTGGATCGAGATGCAGCACAGCCCGCTGACCTATTCGGAAGTCGCCACGATGATCCGCGCGTGCCCGGGCCCGGCGATTCCGTTCATCCGGGTGCCCGACGCGACCGAGGGTGACATTCAAAAGGCAGTCGATATCGGTGCGCTCGGCGTGATCGTGCCGATGGTCGACACCATCGAGAAGGTCGAGAACGCCATCACTTTCGCGATGTATCCGCCGCTCGGCAGACGCAGCCAGGGCGGCGGACAATACGGCACGCTGTGGGGACGCGGCTACCGGCAGCAGGCCAACGACAACATCATGATCGTCGCGATGATCGAGAACCCCAAGGGGGTCGAGATCGTCGACGAGATCGCCGCGCTCGAGCACGTCGACGTGGTGTTCGCGGCGAGCTCGGATTTGAGCAGCTTCACCGGCCTGCGCCAGGGCGACCCCGACTACGAGGCGCTCGTCACGCGCATCAAGGACGCGACCTTGGCCGCCGGCAAGTACCTCGCCGGCCCGTTGGCATGGAAGGATACGCGCGACGGCTACACGTTCTTCCAGGGCCCTCCCGAAACGGCGCTGATCCGAGCCGGCGCCCGGCAAGCGCTCGGCGGCGCGCCGGCACCGAGCCTCCCCCGCGGAGTCGCGCCGATCGAGGGAGCGGAGGAGCCCGCGAGATGA
- a CDS encoding VOC family protein has translation MSRVSEIRYVGLALPDLEAERRFYADKWGLRQVAERDGLIYFAAEGHDELFVLRLRQAEDKRVDVIALAAPSDRDVDALFEKVEAAGCRVVHPPGPLVTLGGGYGFRFFSLDGLPFEVSSGVERGAARKLSPRAAIPVRISHIVLHSPNHKAAADFFVDVLGFRVSDWLGDFMVFLRCNEWHHRIALLPGPPCLNHVAYDVASIDEMMRGIARLRGEGVEIRWGPGRHTAGNNAFSYFVTPNGFAVEYTAELERVDDATWQPTVYEPGPGIMDQWGIGVGGPKAMPPAEPDKGLFQPAGV, from the coding sequence ATGTCCAGAGTGTCCGAGATTCGCTACGTCGGCCTTGCGCTGCCCGACCTCGAGGCGGAGCGGCGGTTCTATGCCGACAAGTGGGGTCTGCGCCAGGTCGCCGAGCGTGACGGGCTGATCTACTTCGCGGCCGAGGGCCACGACGAGCTCTTCGTGCTGCGCTTACGGCAGGCAGAGGACAAACGCGTCGATGTGATTGCGCTCGCCGCGCCGAGCGACCGGGACGTCGATGCGCTCTTCGAGAAGGTCGAGGCGGCCGGTTGCCGCGTCGTCCATCCTCCCGGCCCGCTCGTGACGCTCGGCGGCGGCTACGGCTTCCGATTTTTTTCGCTTGACGGCCTGCCGTTCGAGGTCTCGAGCGGCGTCGAGCGAGGGGCGGCTCGGAAGCTCTCCCCGCGTGCTGCGATTCCAGTGCGGATCAGCCACATCGTGCTGCACTCGCCGAATCACAAGGCCGCGGCGGACTTCTTCGTCGATGTGCTCGGCTTTCGCGTGAGCGACTGGCTCGGCGACTTCATGGTGTTTCTGCGCTGCAACGAATGGCACCATCGCATCGCATTGCTGCCCGGCCCGCCGTGCCTCAACCACGTCGCCTACGATGTCGCGAGCATCGACGAGATGATGCGCGGCATCGCGCGGCTCCGCGGCGAAGGCGTCGAGATACGCTGGGGGCCCGGCCGGCACACGGCCGGCAACAATGCGTTCAGCTACTTCGTCACGCCGAACGGCTTCGCCGTCGAATACACGGCCGAGCTCGAGCGCGTGGACGACGCGACGTGGCAGCCGACGGTCTACGAGCCCGGCCCCGGCATCATGGATCAGTGGGGCATCGGCGTCGGCGGGCCGAAAGCGATGCCGCCGGCGGAGCCCGACAAGGGGCTCTTCCAGCCCGCGGGCGTCTAG
- a CDS encoding peptidyl-alpha-hydroxyglycine alpha-amidating lyase family protein: MKKTAAILAALAVSATLWAQPPSDPRLLIPEQAPALDYRWVPEPLDIPDDVEFGLPASVTFDDDGHLWVLNRGPNPIAEFDEHGKLLRAFGSGLFGRRPHALRLDPDGNIWVADGSAHIVVKLDRQGEVLMTLGVRGQAGDWDEAAGTRLLNQPNDVAFAANGDFFIAQGHQPGERGDPRVLKFRADGTFVKSWGGKGDAPGKFQVAHSVVIDDAGDLWVMDRENSRIQIFDQDGNYLRELKYAGLPCSIDFAGDHIWMVNGFTGQLLQLDRSGKVVAAMGSPGDRPDQFGEAHFVAASPSGEVYVADVTRGVHKFVPQ; this comes from the coding sequence ATGAAGAAGACGGCTGCGATACTCGCCGCTTTGGCTGTCAGCGCCACGCTGTGGGCCCAGCCGCCCTCCGATCCGCGGTTGCTGATTCCCGAGCAGGCGCCGGCGCTCGACTATCGCTGGGTTCCGGAGCCGCTCGACATCCCGGACGACGTGGAGTTCGGCCTGCCGGCCAGTGTCACGTTCGACGATGACGGTCACCTCTGGGTCTTGAATCGCGGGCCGAATCCCATCGCCGAGTTCGACGAGCACGGCAAGCTGTTGCGCGCTTTCGGCAGCGGGCTCTTCGGGCGCCGTCCGCATGCGCTTCGGCTCGATCCGGACGGCAACATCTGGGTGGCCGACGGCTCGGCGCATATCGTCGTCAAGCTCGATCGGCAAGGCGAAGTCTTGATGACCCTCGGCGTCCGCGGGCAAGCGGGCGATTGGGACGAAGCGGCGGGCACGCGCTTGCTCAATCAGCCGAACGACGTCGCGTTTGCAGCGAACGGCGACTTCTTCATCGCACAAGGTCACCAGCCCGGGGAGCGCGGCGATCCGCGCGTGCTCAAGTTCCGCGCCGACGGGACGTTCGTGAAGTCCTGGGGCGGCAAGGGCGATGCGCCCGGGAAGTTTCAGGTCGCGCACTCGGTCGTCATCGACGACGCCGGCGATCTCTGGGTGATGGATCGCGAGAACTCGCGCATTCAGATCTTCGACCAGGACGGCAACTACCTGCGCGAGCTGAAGTACGCCGGCCTGCCCTGCTCTATCGACTTCGCCGGCGATCACATCTGGATGGTGAACGGCTTCACCGGTCAGCTCTTGCAGCTCGACCGGAGCGGGAAGGTCGTGGCCGCGATGGGATCCCCGGGGGATCGGCCGGATCAATTCGGCGAGGCGCACTTCGTCGCAGCGAGCCCGAGCGGCGAGGTCTACGTGGCGGACGTCACGCGGGGCGTCCACAAGTTCGTGCCGCAGTAA
- a CDS encoding FAD-dependent oxidoreductase yields MHEARILIIGAGIGGLTAAIALGKRGFAVEMIERDPEWSVYGVGIIQQANVIRAMAELGIVKEYLDAGFGFDHVDVFSPEGVHLAKVPSPKLVADYPANLGIGRRALHEVLSRCARAAGARIRLGVTATSIDDRGDEVEVAFSDGVAARYDVVIGADGLSSTTREQLFPDAPRPQFTGQGVWRHNFPRPPEVVSLHAHAGPMGMGLVPLGGGLMYLFLTTPEPGNPHYPRAGLARAMRDKLRDAPPSIAEYARRITDDAAVVYKPLEWILLRGDWHKGRVVLLGDAVHATTPHLGQGAGMAIEDAIVLAEELARAAEPEEAFMAYRARRFERCRYIVEHSKAIGDSQLGLLPPVDQAKATAEMFEVIAAPI; encoded by the coding sequence ATGCACGAAGCGCGCATTCTGATCATAGGGGCCGGCATCGGCGGGCTCACGGCGGCGATCGCGCTCGGCAAGCGCGGCTTTGCCGTCGAGATGATCGAGCGCGATCCAGAGTGGTCCGTCTACGGCGTCGGGATCATCCAGCAGGCGAATGTCATACGCGCGATGGCCGAGCTCGGTATCGTCAAGGAGTATCTCGATGCCGGGTTCGGTTTCGATCACGTCGACGTGTTCTCGCCCGAGGGCGTCCATCTCGCAAAGGTGCCCTCGCCGAAGCTCGTGGCGGACTACCCGGCGAATTTGGGCATCGGGCGCCGGGCGCTGCACGAGGTCCTGAGTCGTTGCGCACGCGCGGCGGGCGCGCGAATCCGGCTCGGCGTGACGGCGACCTCGATCGACGACCGGGGCGACGAGGTGGAGGTCGCGTTCTCGGACGGCGTCGCGGCGCGCTACGACGTCGTAATCGGCGCCGACGGCTTGAGCTCGACGACCCGCGAGCAGCTGTTCCCGGACGCACCGCGCCCGCAGTTCACGGGTCAAGGCGTGTGGCGTCACAATTTTCCGCGCCCGCCCGAGGTCGTGAGCCTGCACGCTCACGCGGGTCCCATGGGCATGGGGCTGGTGCCGCTCGGCGGCGGGCTCATGTATCTCTTCTTGACCACGCCGGAGCCCGGCAATCCTCACTATCCGCGCGCCGGCCTCGCTCGCGCCATGCGCGACAAGCTGCGCGACGCGCCGCCCTCCATCGCCGAGTATGCGCGTCGAATCACCGACGATGCGGCCGTCGTCTACAAGCCGCTGGAATGGATCCTGCTGCGCGGCGATTGGCACAAAGGCCGCGTCGTGCTGCTCGGAGACGCCGTGCATGCGACGACGCCGCATCTCGGTCAGGGCGCCGGCATGGCGATCGAGGACGCGATCGTGCTCGCCGAGGAGCTCGCGCGCGCGGCCGAGCCGGAGGAAGCGTTCATGGCCTATCGGGCCAGGCGCTTCGAGCGCTGCCGCTATATCGTCGAGCATTCGAAAGCGATCGGCGACAGCCAACTGGGGCTGCTGCCGCCGGTGGACCAGGCCAAGGCTACGGCCGAGATGTTCGAGGTCATCGCGGCGCCGATCTGA
- a CDS encoding fumarylacetoacetate hydrolase family protein, whose protein sequence is MKLATERTGTADGRLLVVSRDLELCAPADGIARTLQEALEHWDTVEAALEALYERLNERRIPDARPLADVALAAPLPRAWQWLDGSVFPAHAELMQKAFDLAPIETEGPLMYQGMSHRFLSPTEDVPFPSEQDGIDFEGELGIITGEVPLGTQSVDAGRCIRLAVQINDWSLRRMAPLEMRTGFGFIHAKPACSLAPIAVTLDELESAWTDGRITAIFEVWRNGEPFGTVPATEAAYGFDDLIAHAARTRMLCAGTIIGSGTVSHSGYRQYGSCCIAERRAIEIIDHGAPATPFLSFGERVRMQARAPTSEIPLFGVIDQRVVRAVDPGTASRQ, encoded by the coding sequence ATGAAGCTCGCGACCGAGCGCACCGGCACCGCCGACGGCCGCTTGCTCGTCGTGTCGCGGGATCTCGAGCTCTGCGCACCCGCGGACGGCATCGCCCGTACCTTGCAGGAGGCCCTCGAGCACTGGGATACGGTCGAAGCCGCGCTCGAGGCGCTGTACGAGCGGCTGAACGAACGTCGGATTCCCGATGCGCGCCCGCTCGCCGACGTCGCCCTTGCGGCGCCCCTGCCCCGCGCCTGGCAGTGGCTCGACGGCTCGGTATTCCCTGCCCATGCGGAGCTCATGCAGAAGGCCTTCGACCTGGCGCCGATCGAAACCGAAGGTCCGCTGATGTATCAGGGCATGTCGCATCGCTTCCTGTCGCCGACCGAGGACGTGCCTTTTCCGTCCGAGCAGGACGGCATCGATTTCGAGGGTGAGCTCGGCATCATAACGGGCGAGGTGCCGCTCGGCACGCAGTCCGTGGACGCAGGTCGCTGCATTCGGCTCGCGGTGCAGATCAACGATTGGTCGCTGCGCAGAATGGCGCCGCTCGAGATGAGGACCGGCTTCGGCTTCATCCATGCGAAGCCGGCCTGCAGTCTCGCGCCGATCGCCGTGACGCTCGACGAGCTCGAGAGCGCATGGACCGACGGTCGCATCACCGCGATCTTCGAGGTATGGCGGAACGGGGAGCCGTTCGGGACCGTCCCGGCCACGGAGGCGGCCTACGGCTTCGACGACCTGATCGCGCATGCCGCCCGCACACGCATGCTCTGTGCCGGCACGATCATCGGCTCCGGGACCGTCTCGCACAGCGGTTATCGGCAATACGGCTCGTGCTGCATCGCCGAGCGGCGGGCCATCGAGATCATCGATCACGGTGCGCCGGCGACGCCGTTTCTTTCTTTCGGCGAGCGCGTGCGCATGCAGGCGCGCGCCCCGACGAGCGAGATCCCGCTGTTCGGCGTGATCGACCAGCGCGTCGTCCGGGCCGTCGACCCCGGAACGGCGAGCAGACAATGA
- a CDS encoding prolyl oligopeptidase family serine peptidase yields MRLELSTRATTAVATIASCLTLTLLSSAAIAQPGQGRTWASDPRAEDRTYHFADTGEDLPYCVFASSKISADEPAPLIISLHGLGAPPQIMCNSTAVDLAEEGGYILAAPMGYSVGGWYGSPVIRGPGGRSFGGENAPENLAELSEKDVMNVLEMVRDEFNVDENRIYLTGHSMGGAGTLFLGSKHADIWAAIAAVAPAAFSMTENRAEILGRLDEAGVPVMIVHGSDDELVPVDLARTWVATMEELGMEHEYVELPGITHGPIITASQEHIYEFFDKHSK; encoded by the coding sequence ATGCGACTCGAGCTCTCAACACGCGCGACGACTGCCGTCGCGACGATCGCATCCTGTCTGACCCTAACGCTGCTGTCGTCGGCCGCGATCGCGCAGCCTGGCCAGGGACGAACCTGGGCCAGCGATCCGCGCGCCGAAGACCGCACCTACCACTTCGCCGATACCGGCGAGGATCTTCCCTATTGCGTCTTCGCTTCGTCGAAGATTTCCGCCGACGAGCCGGCGCCGTTGATCATTTCCTTGCACGGCCTCGGTGCCCCGCCGCAGATCATGTGCAACTCGACGGCCGTCGATCTCGCCGAGGAAGGCGGCTACATCCTCGCCGCGCCGATGGGTTACAGCGTCGGCGGCTGGTACGGCTCGCCGGTGATACGGGGTCCGGGCGGCCGTAGCTTTGGCGGGGAGAACGCGCCCGAGAATCTCGCCGAGCTCAGCGAGAAGGACGTGATGAACGTGCTCGAGATGGTCCGCGACGAGTTCAACGTCGACGAGAACCGGATCTACCTGACCGGCCACTCCATGGGCGGCGCCGGAACCCTGTTCCTCGGCTCGAAGCACGCCGACATCTGGGCGGCGATCGCGGCGGTCGCGCCGGCGGCCTTTTCGATGACCGAGAACCGTGCAGAGATTCTCGGACGACTCGACGAGGCCGGCGTTCCGGTCATGATCGTCCATGGCAGCGACGACGAGCTCGTGCCAGTCGACCTTGCACGCACGTGGGTCGCAACGATGGAAGAGCTCGGTATGGAGCATGAATACGTCGAGCTACCCGGCATCACCCATGGCCCCATCATCACCGCGAGCCAGGAGCACATCTACGAGTTCTTCGACAAGCACTCGAAGTGA